A stretch of the Prochlorococcus marinus str. MIT 0918 genome encodes the following:
- a CDS encoding methylenetetrahydrofolate reductase, whose translation MESNLQKSLKSPGITITAEVMPPRGGNASQTIDTAKLLAGKVDAINVTDGSRAIMRMSSLAVCKLLLESKLEPVLQIACRDKNRIALQAEILGANALGIKNVLCLTGDPVRVGDQPNARPVHDYESVQLLKQISAFNLGQDPTSGLLKDGATNLYPGTAADPNCKNFGSLRKRLERKKNAGARFIQSQMVMSPNVLENFCREVAEPLELPVLAGVFLLKSAKNAQFINKVVPGACIPNEIIHRLENSTNPALEGILIAAEQVKSFVGIAKGVHIMAIKAERSILSIIEEANI comes from the coding sequence TTGGAATCCAACTTACAAAAATCACTAAAATCGCCTGGTATTACGATTACTGCTGAAGTCATGCCCCCCAGGGGAGGGAATGCTTCTCAAACAATTGATACGGCAAAACTTCTTGCAGGGAAAGTAGATGCAATAAATGTTACTGATGGAAGTCGAGCAATTATGAGAATGAGCAGTCTAGCTGTATGCAAATTACTTTTAGAATCAAAGCTTGAACCTGTTTTACAAATAGCATGTCGCGATAAAAATCGAATTGCATTACAAGCTGAAATCCTTGGCGCCAATGCACTTGGAATTAAGAATGTATTATGTCTAACCGGTGATCCTGTTCGAGTAGGCGACCAACCAAATGCAAGACCAGTTCATGACTACGAATCAGTTCAACTGCTAAAACAAATTTCTGCATTCAATCTTGGTCAAGATCCAACATCAGGTTTGTTAAAAGATGGGGCAACAAATTTATATCCAGGAACAGCTGCAGATCCAAATTGCAAAAATTTTGGAAGTCTTAGAAAAAGATTGGAAAGAAAGAAAAATGCAGGGGCTCGCTTTATCCAATCACAGATGGTTATGAGTCCAAACGTATTAGAGAATTTTTGCCGAGAAGTGGCTGAGCCTCTTGAATTGCCTGTTCTTGCAGGAGTTTTCTTATTAAAATCTGCGAAAAACGCTCAATTTATAAATAAAGTAGTTCCAGGTGCATGCATACCAAACGAAATAATTCACAGACTGGAAAATTCAACAAACCCTGCTTTAGAAGGAATATTAATTGCAGCTGAACAAGTAAAAAGCTTTGTGGGAATAGCAAAAGGTGTTCATATAATGGCTATCAAAGCTGAAAGAAGCATTTTATCAATAATTGAAGAGGCAAATATTTAA